In Deinococcota bacterium, the genomic window ATGTTCCACGGCCACTGCCAGCAAAAGGCCGTTATCGGCTCGAGGCCGTCCACCTCCGTGCTCGGCTGGATCTCGGACGACGTCAGGGAGATCGACTCGGGCTGCTGCGGCATGGCCGGATCGTTCGGCTACAGCCACTACGACCTGTCGATGGCGATCGGCGAGCGCCGCCTCTTTCCGGGCGTGCGCGCGCATGGGGGTACGGTCGTCGCTTGCGGCTTCTCCTGCCGCCATCAGATAAGGGACGGCACCGGCAAGGGGAGCCGGCATCTCGTCGAGGTGCTCGAGGAGGCACTAACCCCCTCAGAGTCGGCTCGATAGCGCATGGGCTCCTTAAAGCCGGACAAACCACCTCGCCCCGACCAGGAGCACGCCGAGACCCAGCAGCGCCCCCAAAGGGAACAGGAGGCTCACGTCATAAAGTTCGGCAAAGGCGCCGGCCAGAAACTGCGAAAGCGGGGACAAGCCGAACGACCCCACGAGGATCAGGCTCATCACCCGGCCCAGCAGCGCTTGTGAGGTGCGCAGTTGAATAAGCGTGATCAGCAGGATGTTCTGGATACCGGAGCCGATGCCTGCGGCAAACAGAAAGCCCAGGCTATAGAGCAGATTCGGCGCGACGCCCATGAGGCCCAGGCCGAGGTTGATCAGCACCGCGGCCCCCACGACCAGTTTGCCTTTGGCCTGGACCTTGCCCGTCAGCGCGGCGAGTGAAATCCCCATGAACGAGCCCAGACTGAACACGCCGGTGAGCAGGCCAAACGCGCTGGCGTCCAGACCGAAGGACTGACGAACGAGGACGGGGAGCCCGACGAAAAAGGGGCCGACGAAGCCGAGGTTGCCGACGGCGATGACGACGATGAGCCACTTCAGCACGGGATCGGCCCAAACGGTTCTGAAACCTTCCGCCAACTGCTGCACGAAGCCGGGGCGTCCCGCCGTCTCTTCCTGCGCCTGGAGGCGCACAAACAAGAGGACCGTCGCGGCGAGCGCATACGCGCAAGCAGCCGCTATAAGCGTAAGCTCACCTCCGACCACGCCCACGGCAACCCCGGCTAGGCCGGGGCCCAAGATGCCGAGCACCTGGGTGGCACCTTGAACCAG contains:
- a CDS encoding MFS transporter, which gives rise to MSSVKLNGRLSYYPAQGAIIPRIVAKEALPSANSLVQGATQVLGILGPGLAGVAVGVVGGELTLIAAACAYALAATVLLFVRLQAQEETAGRPGFVQQLAEGFRTVWADPVLKWLIVVIAVGNLGFVGPFFVGLPVLVRQSFGLDASAFGLLTGVFSLGSFMGISLAALTGKVQAKGKLVVGAAVLINLGLGLMGVAPNLLYSLGFLFAAGIGSGIQNILLITLIQLRTSQALLGRVMSLILVGSFGLSPLSQFLAGAFAELYDVSLLFPLGALLGLGVLLVGARWFVRL